The window TCTTAAATGTCTCTCAGTATTACAGAGAATTTATATCCTATCACACGACATCAATAAACCACACTATAAATCTTGCAAATCACCCCTTTGAACTTCATGGTAAAAAGAAATTCAAATCTAAATGGATAGCCACATATAAAACCAATTAAGGTGAATATTTCCTATATAAAAAGATGGTAACacatttaatagaaaatatatatttttatttattttaaataatattattttttattcgtAGTAACTAGTAAAGAATGGAGATTGAGCtagttttctataaaattattgTTGCCTATGGTTGTGTACAGGGATGAAACTGGTACGGATACTTTTGGTACGTCCGAACGTTTTTTCGAAATCGGATAGGTTTGTTCGGATAGTTTCGGATATTTTTGGATTCAGAAACaaattcggattttttttctccgtaACATAAACGAATACAGTAAGGGAAATATCCGTCGGAATTGCAAAACGGTTATCCGTGAATATTTTTCGAATATCCACAAACAAGGATCAAATTTCAGAACAaacatgtacatatacataaCTTTTCCATACGAAGtcagatgaagacaaactttatatcaaaattgtagagctcaacgagatatacaactttattgttaactattttattatctgagatcatttaagggtctaaatattcattataaaatatcatatctatttttacaaaatctcaTATCTGTAATTCAAACGATATCCTATAGAGACGTGTTCCatatcaaagttgtagagctcaatggaatctaccactttgtagtttataacatttgtatttgaaaatatttaaactataaaacaaacattacaagtttcgaagatgtgaaataaaataaatagcatCTTCAATTTATAAAACAAGACCTTGATAAGTGATATGGTAAGTAAGCTATACATGAAGTAAAAGGTATTTGGACTGGAAAGTGAATAACCATATTACATGTTGGTCTTTTTGGGGAACGGttatgaaaatcgattttcacatacggTTATGAGACCGCCTACAAAATTAACGATAGACATTTAAATATGTTGACCTAAAATAACAAGCGATATCTCTTCATTGATTAAGGAAGCTCAATTTGAGGAGTTTTTATATCCCGGCAAATATTCGTTACCGTATTTGTTTCGTTTCGTATCGCTCCGTATTTGTATTTGATAATATTCAATTTAATTTCCATATCCGGGTTTTTGATTCCGATTACGATTccggaaataaaaaaatatgaaaatgaatATATTAAAGCTAGtttccgatccgttttcatccctagttgtGTACATTTACCATGTGCTTGTGTTTGGTGCTTCCTTCATTTAAAAATCAGTGAAACCCtcacacaaacaaacaaaaatgcaTTGATAGATGATTTTGTGTCAATGCTACAAAATATGCTCCATGGTCCTATGATTAATTCCACTATATTTAAATCAGGGTGATGTCGTTATACATGATTCCCTGCATGTTCTAATTCAAGGTGAGTACTAAATGTGGTGCATTCACACATTTTAAGGAGTAATTAATTGTTACATTGTTGGGAGGAGCAGTAGTTGAGAGTATAATAGGAAAAAATTGAATGAAAGGTGATAAAtggtactccctctgtactcgtaaaggaaggaagtcgttttggacagcgacacaatctccaaaacacaactttgacttcttgtttctataaaaacaTTTATTGAAAactgatatatgtatacttttatgaaagcatttttcaagacaaatctatttatataatttttatattttcaaactcaacaacttgagagttattcatgatttatattcccaaggcttaacttaaacattgtcctaaacgactttctttacaaGTAAGGAGGGAGTACAAGTAGTATATTAGAGTGACaagtattttgggacaaatttcaAATTCTAGAAAGATAActattttaagacggagataGTACTctatacttttattttttttaaataaaaactcCAATGAAGGTGACAGTCTGCCACCCCATCTACTTATATTGTAGTTTTACATATTATCTATTGAAATTCTTAATATTACATAACACTTAAATTTAAATGGATATAtagttacaaataaaattaaactaaaGTAACTATTTATTCATTTCAGTTAATAtcatggttttttttcttttagctgTAGCAATTAACTGAGTAATATGTAACAGCTATATCCATGCCAAATGCAAAACGGTGACATTTTGTACATAAAAAAGACCCATTAGAAAAGGAACCGCCATCCCTCATTTCTGgggaataattaattatttgtcacTTTTACGAGTAGTGATAAAGGATTTGCCACTAAACCTATATGTTACAGATAGATGAGATTCTACATATCATAGATAATGAGtggtaaataattaattgccacatattaaaagtggcaaaaagttaaattttcctttttcttgagGTTCACATCTGAGCCGTCCATCTGTCACCCCAGCTAAGCGAACACAACCTTGTTTTGTTGTGTTGTGCAACTCAGTTCAAAACAATCCAAAAAAGCTTTATTGGAGGTGTTTGGGGGAAGAGACCACTATAATGCCACGTCACTAAATCCCATCCAACATCAACGGCATTTGTGTAAGTACGTTTAGCAAATTAAGATCATCTCATCTCTATCCATGTATTCATTAACACTGATGCTACATCTCAACTCCTTTGATATCCCTATTGTTAGATAACCAATTAATCAATTTTAATGCAATAACAAAACCTTCCGACTAACGTTTCGCGTATGGATAATAACGATGACAATATTATATCCAACGTCAACACCAGACTATATCAATGACTTACTATTATATTAATAAACACACCATCGTACACCATATTTTACTGGCTATCATTTACCACTGCGGCTACCGGTCACCCTAAATATATATTCGTATGCCATATGCTAGTCTCTCTCGGTTATTTATTATTTCGGAGAGAGTTGGTACCAATTTTTATGTAGAGATCTATTTATTTTTCCGAGAGAGTTTGACACCCCCCAATTTCTCTCTGGAGATAGATAATCCCACCCTTCTATATCcatctatatctatctattactATCTATATCTTCTTTATATTTGACGGTAACACATATGGCTGTGCGTGGCTCCACCATTGGAAAGAATAAATACAGCAAGCTAACCTTGGGGGTTTATAATTATAACGCTTCCTTGGCCCCCTTCGTctccatcttcttttttttttttctctctcccttctctctctctacaaATCTGGGGCTCCCAGTATAGCTTAGGTTGATTTAATTATGGTTAACCTCTCACAGTAATCCGGGTGAGAGGTGGGAAGCCAAAGTGGGAGAAGCAAAAATATTCTCAGGGCAGGTAAGGTAAGCGAAggcgagaagagaagagacgagaagagaagagagagaaggtaaACTAGTCTCTCTTGTACATGGTggcttcccttcccttcccttctcttcccatctctctctcctctggtTTTCTCCTACCTTttcttttgggggaaaaaataatattaattaaggcgcgcgtgcgcggcggcgcggcggcggcggcggcggcggtggaggaggattcagggtggtggtggtggtgatgatggGTTTCTTCTCGTCGTGGGGTGTGCGCAGGGGGgatgagcgcggcggcggaggaggcggctgcggcggcggcggcggaggaggtggagggggtgGAGGCGGGGAAGAAGGGCGTGGCGGAtgcgaaggggaaggggaaggagaaggtggtggtggcggaggaggattctgcggtggcggcgggctccgGGGGAAGCggaggcgggaggaggacgtTGGTGGCGTACCCGGCGCGGGTTGCGGGGTACAAGGACGTGGTGGCGGACGCGGCGGTCTTCAGGAGGGCGCTCGAGGGGTTGCACGCCCAGATGGGGACAAAGCTCAAGTAAgggatcccctctctctctctctctcacacacacacacacacacacgcaccaATCTGTATCTGGCATCGCCGATCCTTGCACCATGCAGCTGCCTTACGATATAGCATTTGATGCCGTTGCGCGCTTAGAACAGTTGctgtttgttttgtttctttcaATGCGCAAGAATTGCAACTTGGGAGATAAAGTTTGGGGAGAAAGAGAAGTTTTGGGGAGAGATAGCGAACCTAATAATAATGGACGATGCAAATACAggcatttatatatttatatttatttatttggaaTCCGGATACGTCCGGTTTTGACTAATCAACCCCATATAAATGTTACCCTCGAAATTATGTGGCCTATATCTGCCATTGAGTCACCGAATTTATGGATCGACCACATTTCTGGTTTCTTATCTTTTTGTTTTCCCCTTCGTTTGTGCAAATTTTGTCCACAGATTGTGATAGTTGGCTTGGGCCTTTGTTGCTGTTGCTTTGCGTAGTTATCCTTGTTTTATGCCTCGTTCAATGGTCAATTACTTATATGTTGTTAATGCTGAGGAGCAGCCCTAGTTGATGATGTTATGTTCAACACTTATGTTATTGCTCATTTGTAGTTTGTAGTTGCCTTAGACCCTAGTCTAATTGAGTGTGTGAGCCTGTCCCTTGCAAATCAATGTACTTGCTATAGCTGTATTATATGGAGAGAATGACAGGTATGTTTGTCAATGTTGCTTGAATCACTACTGTTAATATTATATATAAGTTTAAGTTGATGAATGATTTGCATTGCAACATGTTTGTGTACTGTGGTAATTAGTTGATCTACTCTACCAAGTTATCATTGAGCATGCTTCATTTTGGTGCATTTCTAACATCATTTTTGTTTTCAGGGTGCCAATTATTGGTGGAAAAGACCTTGATCTTCATCAGCTGTTTAAGGAGGTCACTTCACGAGGTGGCATTGATAAGGTGGGAATTCAATAAAATCATTCATATTTCAATTGTCAAATGTTCCTTAAGAAAGTCTTTTAGCCAGCGACAGTCATGTAAGACTGGCCATATATAGTAAAGCAAATTTTTATTATGCTTAGAAGTTTGCCAAAGAAAAGCAAACTAAAGGCATGGCACTTGAAATTTTTGTTGTTTTCATGATCTTATTATTAGTTGTTACCTGTCAGAATAGCAGgcaaataactgaaatttattTCACAGGTGAAGTCCGATAATAGATGGAGGGAAGTAACAGCATCATTTATTTTCCCTGCTACTGCGACAAATGCTTCTTTTATGTTGAAGAAATACTACATGTCACTATTATACCATTTTGAGAGGCTATACTTGTTTGAGGCACAAGGCTGGTATCAAGAAACTGGTCAGTGGGATTTATAGAAATTCAGTCTTCTAGTTTGTCTGTTGCTGTATTACTAGCTCATACCATTTTGTTTCAGCAGATTCCAGAAGCATTTCCTGTATAGAAATGAAAGCTGAAGGTCAAGCTTCccggaaaaggaaaagaggaagcAATTCTTGTTCTTCAGGTCAGTTTCAGTTCACTTATCTTCTGTAGCAGTTTGTTTTGTTTAGGACTTCTTCTGTGGCAGGCTAGCAGCTCATTACAAGAGAAGGAAAGATTGTAAATGTTACTCAAAAGTTTAAGTAATAGTATGATTGTGTTAAGTGTTGTAACTGTCAACTTACAAGATGTCGTAACATTTCTTCAGTCGAAGCTTGTGAGTTTGCAGCATTTTGTACATTTTGGCCCTTGTATTCTTATTCTACAAATAGACCCTCCAATTAACTTAGAGTGGACCCTTTGTTCAACACCATTGATGAAGGTGCCGAGGTACAACATCTTGGCGCCAACCATACACTTCGGTTCTGAGAAAGGCCAAGCTGGCATGAAGTCCACATGGTCCGCGCAGAAGGTGTTGGCGCTAATGTAATATCCAGGATGACAAGCTAAcagttttaattaaacaatcGTAGAAAAATTGTGTGGTGATAAGATGTCCCCCGTGCCATGTCGGCGAGCCGAGTTTGATCCTTGGCTGGTCTAacttgttttattttcttttttagtgGCCAAAAGgtaccatatatattttttaaaagcaaaCATTCCTCGAGTCATGTATGCACGCATACAGCTGACCATTaaaataagagaaataaaagggaaaaactCACAGCTTGAACACTCGAACCCAGGATGTCGAGGAAATCATGAGGCCATCAAACCACTAGACCACTTATCAGCTTGTTACCTATTGTACCCCACAAGCCTTTTAAGCTTCCTATATGGTCAGCGCCAAGAGGTTTGCTACTGGCCAACTGCTCACGTGTACTTCATGCCAGCGTAGCAAAGTTCTCAGCGGCAAcagttttttattattttcttttttttagtgaCCAACAAGCACTCCTCGATTCATGTCTGTATATGTAGAGCTGACcattaaaaagagaaaaagagagggggggagggggggttaaGGTTGAACACTCGAACCCAGGACGTTGAGGAAAGCATGAGGCCGCCAAACCACTACACCACTTATCAGCTTGTTGCCTATTATATCCCACATTTAAGCTTCATATGTGATCAGCGCCAAGAGCTTTGGTGATGACCACCTGCTCACGTGTTCTTCGTGCAGCTCGCCAAAGTTCTCAGCGCCAATGTGTATGGCGCTTAGATATTGTACCTTGGCACCTTCATGATGGTGTTGAGCAAAGGGTCCATTCTCGAAATAAGTTTATTGGAGGGTCTATTTGCATGTATATCAATATATAAGCCCATTTATAAATTCAGTAAAAAGCGAGCATGTTCTATAATGGTGCTAAGATAAATGGAGAACATTTATAGGAAGCATTATTGCTGTTCTCAAGCATATTCTATACGGTGTTAAACTAAATGGAAAACATTTTTATGGAAATTATAATTGGTGTTCTTTTTATACATTTAGGTAAAGTTGTTTAAATTTATATGACTAACAGTTAGTTCCTTTGACTTTGTCAGACCTAGCTGCTTCTTTGGATAATGATGTACAAGTGATAATTGATGGTAAGTTTGAACATGGCTACATAGTTACCGTTATCATGGGCTCAAAATCAACGAAAGCGGTACTCTATAATTGCACCGAAGAACCTGCAGTGCCAACTGCGGTGCCTCATGTTGCAATTGACAGCGCTGAGGGCatacgtcctcgccgccgccgccgtaggaAGAAGTTAAGTACAACAGACCCCAACCATCCTAAACCAAACAGGAGCGGCTACAATTTCTTCTTCCAAGATCAGCACAGGAAGCTCAAGCCAGAATATCCTGGACAAGACAGGCTTATCAGCAAGATGATTGGTGAACGATGGAACAATTTAGGCCCTGAAGATAAAGCAGTAAGAGTAGACACGGTCTTTTGAATTTCATTACTTCAAATTGATAAAGTAATCATGCAATATATGTGCTTTGTAACACTTATACATATTGTAGGTATATCAAGAAAAAGGTGTAGAGGACAAGGCAAGGTACCAGAGACAGTTAGCTCTTTACAGAGAACAGAGAACAGGCCAGCCAATCAGCAACGCGGTGCCTATCCAGCAGAGACTTCCTCAGAAAGAAGTGACGATTGATGAGGTGGACTCTAAAGTCAGTGAAGGTGATATCCTGCTGTCCAACCAAGGATACAGCAGCAGTACCAGTAGCAGTGATGAAACCGCTGATTCGGGAGAAAAAAATGTGGAAGATGATGAAGAGTTTAACACAGAGACATCTCCTGAGCCGAGCATGGAAACAACAGATTCTCATGGACAGCCTGATCCTTCTGCTGATGGGGAGCGCTTTGAACTGCGCCGCAGGGAGAACCCTAAGATTGATGAGAAACGTGACATGCCACCTAATTAACGCTTGTGCCGAGTTGAAGGGAAAATTTCTGAAGGATTTTTGTTGTAGGATCAGATTGCTGTTTTGTTTCACTTTACCTTTGCATCGTCTCTAGAGACTGATGCGCTATGCTAGCGCATTGaatatcttctttttttatacTGTTAGCAATTTGAATTGCTCTTTCTTAGGTGAAGTGATCACGGGTCACTTCCGGGCATCCTTGATGTCCGATAAATTAGAGaaatgatattattttattattcacTGTCGTCATAGGAGTACTGAGTACACCAGTTTGTTGCTCACATTAGAACCCATTACAACTGTAAAGACtggagtaatatttttaatagttGGTAGAATTGGTTATATGGCATCGAAAGTTGGTTATACATGTGAATGACAATTCTTTGATGGCGGTTTTGATGACAGCCACTGTCATCCCATGATAATGACACGTGTGACCTATTAAGTCGATGATATGCGCCTAGGATGGCAATGTCTGGTCTAAAGAGTGGTAAATCATCAAATCCCAAAGTTAGTTATATGTAATTGAACATGAGAGCTATTTAACCAAGTTGAGAAACCTATTACTGCTGTCCAACCTAATACTAATTTATGATGTAGTCTCATTGGTATCGGTTAGTTGATAGTTGATTATAAATCGTAATGCTTATTAGCGTGTAAAAactaatttgtaaataaatttttatatatgttcttaAGGTACTTAAATTCcaatgttgaaaaataaatcaTGATGAAAAAACCATTAATActaactctaaaattaagttttaaaatttaaaatttagttaCGGTTGATAAGCTAAAGAGCAAACAAAATTAAAGCGGTACAGCCCGAGACATAAGCAAGCAAAACCCACTCCTGCCTGTCGAATTCCTTTTAGACTTGATCATATTTCTTGGCTGTATAAACTTACATTAGGTTGCATATGGCTAAAAATTAAGTAGACATTATTCTGTGTATATATGATTTCTAGAAGCCAGCTGTTACAAAATTAAGTTTATTTACCAGGGTTCGAGTTTCTTGATGTGGATCGGGGGAATTTGAAGGCCACATCAGGATTAACCGAACAGGCTCTTATTGTTTCTCATTAACTGATGAGGTCGTTGGCACACCTTGATCTTACTACCGGCTGGTTAATGAACTGCTACCAAGTGAAAGTTGAGATTGATACTGAGTGCTCCATTGTCATACCCATGACCATGACAAGTTCATACACAAAAAATCTGCACAATAAAGTAGAAACAAGTAAAAACAAATCCAGAATTATGCGTCGTAGCTTAATAAACATTGACTGCTGGATATTATGAGAAGATAAAAAGGAATGTGCATTTGATTTATTGATACTTCAGCAAAGAGTTAGAGCAAAGCGCGCGCACACACCAGAGCACAGCGTACAGGTGGCACTGGCAACATAATTCTAGATAGCATTAAAAATGTAAATGAACTGGGAGTGAGCAAGTATTGGAGAAACACCTCTTTTTTCAGATATTTAGGTGTATTGGCTCAAAAGGTCCCATGTTTCTTACCAAGGGAAATAACAATACTACATATTTTCCGTTCCTGCATGCAATAGTCAATACTCAATAGACACAGTTACACCATTTATCTTTATCTAACAAAGGCGTTAATTATAACAGCAAAACCGAGTCATTATTTATTGGAATAAACTGTGTCCCGTACTCAAATACTTAGAGCAAAAGAGTGAGCCAAAATGCTACACGTTATATTCTGAGTTGAATCAATGCTAAAAAACTAAGATAAGCAAGAAAAAGCGGTGATTGTTCTGCAACAGTATCGGACAACATATACCTCTGGATTTTTCTCCAAACTTGTAATGAGAAGTTGATAACATTCATTGAAGACTTGAACATTTGAAGTTCTGACAGATTGACAAAACCTAAGATCTTGCATGTTGCACTCATATTAAGGTATTCTTGTCAAGCAACAAACCAAGgaactgcaagtctgcaacagCAACACCACGGTTCCCAAATTTAGCACATGGCATTTAGTAAGATAGAGCacaaatgctatatatatgaaAACAACATTCGATCAATTCAAATGTGTAATGAAAAGCAGAAGTCAAAACTTACATGGCATGTGTCTCAGCCCAAAATGGGCTAAAATATGCTTGGTCTTTGTCCTACGGCTGAACTATGCACTGTACCAAGACAATATATGGCGTGGTACTAGAAATATTAGCCAAATAATTTAACAACAAAGTACTGAAATGGAACTGTTTTTCCCGAAATTAGAATATTCCTTGAATGATATACAAAATGCTGGACAAGATCTTTGCTTTCATACTGCTCTCTAGGAATCCTGAGAAGAACAAAAATTTAACTTGTTTTGACCAAAACAATTCCTCAACATGATTCCTCCGAAAATCATTTGCAGTCATTATCATCCTTCAGGAAACCGTTTTCAATCACCCCTTTCATCCCTTATCAAAATTATAAGCTCTCAAATTCCTCTTGCTTATTTTTAAACAAAGCCTTCAATGCGGCGTAATAGCAGAATCTGTCAGTACTGTACAGCTGTGCTGCTTCAGACTTCAGGAAATAGTCCACAACCATAGGAAAATGTCATTGGTGAGACCAGTGTACCACTCCACGTGGAAGAAGTGTTACATACATTTTACAGTCAACCAGCCCTGTTAGGCATAAGTAAATGATTAGCATACTTGAATGTTACTTCATTTGGAGTGCACTTATTCCTAAGCATCTCAGCTACAAGCTCCTCTGCATCCTGCCACCGCTCAGCTCTACACAAACCCTTCAATGTAGAGTTATAAGAAATAGCATCAGGCTTACATGACATGGTGCTCAATAACTTGAGGGCATCGTCCAAACGGCCTTGTTCAGAAAAGCCATTGATAAGGGCGTTATATGTAAAAATATCAGGTGTACTTCCATAGTTTGGCATTTGCTCAAGAACCTCAATTGCACGATCAACCAGCCCTTTTTGGCACAAGGAATTGATTAATATATTGAACGTTACTTCATTTGGGGGACAATCCTTTCCAACCATCTCAGCTATAAGCTCCCCAGCATCTTCCCATCGTGCAGCTCTGCACAAACCCTTCAACACAGCATTGTAGCTAAAGATATCAGGCTTGCACGGCATGCTTCTAAATAACTGAATGGCAACCTCTACAAGACCTTGTTCAGAAAAGCCATTAAGAAGACTGCTGTATGTGACAATGTCAGGCGTACATCTGTACCTTGGCATTTGCTCAAACACTTGGGTTGCATAGTTGACCAGACCATT of the Oryza sativa Japonica Group chromosome 2, ASM3414082v1 genome contains:
- the LOC4329340 gene encoding high mobility group B protein 15 isoform X1, which codes for MSAAAEEAAAAAAAEEVEGVEAGKKGVADAKGKGKEKVVVAEEDSAVAAGSGGSGGGRRTLVAYPARVAGYKDVVADAAVFRRALEGLHAQMGTKLKVPIIGGKDLDLHQLFKEVTSRGGIDKVKSDNRWREVTASFIFPATATNASFMLKKYYMSLLYHFERLYLFEAQGWYQETADSRSISCIEMKAEGQASRKRKRGSNSCSSDLAASLDNDVQVIIDGKFEHGYIVTVIMGSKSTKAVLYNCTEEPAVPTAVPHVAIDSAEGIRPRRRRRRKKLSTTDPNHPKPNRSGYNFFFQDQHRKLKPEYPGQDRLISKMIGERWNNLGPEDKAVYQEKGVEDKARYQRQLALYREQRTGQPISNAVPIQQRLPQKEVTIDEVDSKVSEGDILLSNQGYSSSTSSSDETADSGEKNVEDDEEFNTETSPEPSMETTDSHGQPDPSADGERFELRRRENPKIDEKRDMPPN
- the LOC4329340 gene encoding high mobility group B protein 15 isoform X2, encoding MSAAAEEAAAAAAAEEVEGVEAGKKGVADAKGKGKEKVVVAEEDSAVAAGSGGSGGGRRTLVAYPARVAGYKDVVADAAVFRRALEGLHAQMGTKLKVPIIGGKDLDLHQLFKEVTSRGGIDKVKSDNRWREVTASFIFPATATNASFMLKKYYMSLLYHFERLYLFEAQGWYQETDSRSISCIEMKAEGQASRKRKRGSNSCSSDLAASLDNDVQVIIDGKFEHGYIVTVIMGSKSTKAVLYNCTEEPAVPTAVPHVAIDSAEGIRPRRRRRRKKLSTTDPNHPKPNRSGYNFFFQDQHRKLKPEYPGQDRLISKMIGERWNNLGPEDKAVYQEKGVEDKARYQRQLALYREQRTGQPISNAVPIQQRLPQKEVTIDEVDSKVSEGDILLSNQGYSSSTSSSDETADSGEKNVEDDEEFNTETSPEPSMETTDSHGQPDPSADGERFELRRRENPKIDEKRDMPPN